A section of the Rhodococcus pseudokoreensis genome encodes:
- a CDS encoding amidohydrolase family protein: protein MTTIEHAAGSLSAPVVDTGVIDVDIHPVPRDGLINTYLPKKWRDHIREYGVRTTNGLQSIGEYPQMYGGAMRADAWPDSGYPGSDLGLIQKQLLDLHDVQLGVLQCLAPGGQTLNPASQALNPELGAALCSAINDWQLEHLVYPEPRLRAAIPVTLDCPEFAIQEIKRVGSDPGVVSILGLSKTLEPLGSRRYWPLYEAAVEAGLPFQFHLSTGGGHANTGTGWTSYHTEYHVGHVQSFQSQVLSLILTGTFDRFPDLKIMFVEGNVVHFASLLQRLEYHWKTLRSEVADLQRKPSEYIQDHIWASTQPIDEPDNPAHLAEMVEEFCADNVLYASDYPHFDFDSPETVFPPSFPKDLRDKILRTNGQKFFGLEVTE from the coding sequence ATGACCACCATCGAGCACGCAGCCGGCTCCTTGAGCGCTCCTGTGGTCGACACCGGAGTCATCGACGTCGACATCCACCCGGTGCCCCGGGACGGTCTGATCAACACCTACCTGCCCAAGAAGTGGCGCGATCACATCCGCGAGTACGGAGTGCGCACCACCAACGGTCTCCAGTCCATCGGCGAGTACCCGCAGATGTACGGCGGCGCGATGCGCGCCGACGCCTGGCCCGATTCGGGATACCCGGGTTCGGACCTCGGGCTCATCCAAAAGCAGCTGCTGGACCTGCACGACGTTCAGCTCGGTGTCCTGCAGTGCCTGGCGCCCGGCGGTCAGACCCTCAACCCGGCCAGCCAGGCACTGAACCCCGAGCTCGGTGCCGCGTTGTGCAGCGCGATCAACGACTGGCAGCTCGAGCACCTGGTGTACCCGGAGCCGCGTCTGCGCGCGGCCATTCCGGTCACACTCGACTGCCCCGAGTTCGCGATCCAGGAGATCAAGCGGGTCGGTTCCGACCCCGGCGTCGTCTCCATCCTCGGCCTGAGCAAGACGCTCGAACCGCTCGGCAGTCGCCGCTACTGGCCGCTCTACGAAGCCGCGGTCGAAGCCGGACTGCCGTTCCAGTTCCACCTGTCCACCGGCGGCGGTCACGCCAACACCGGTACCGGCTGGACCTCGTACCACACCGAATACCACGTCGGTCACGTGCAGAGCTTCCAGTCCCAGGTCTTGAGCCTGATCCTGACGGGCACCTTCGACCGGTTCCCGGACCTGAAGATCATGTTCGTCGAAGGCAACGTGGTCCACTTCGCGTCGCTGCTGCAGCGGCTCGAGTACCACTGGAAAACACTGCGCAGCGAGGTCGCCGACCTGCAGCGCAAACCGTCGGAGTACATCCAGGACCACATCTGGGCCTCCACTCAGCCGATCGACGAGCCGGACAACCCGGCGCACCTGGCCGAGATGGTCGAAGAATTCTGCGCGGACAACGTCCTGTACGCGTCCGACTACCCGCACTTCGATTTCGATTCGCCGGAAACGGTGTTCCCCCCGAGCTTCCCCAAGGATCTGCGGGACAAGATCCTTCGCACAAACGGCCAGAAATTCTTCGGCCTCGAGGTGACAGAGTAA
- a CDS encoding amidohydrolase family protein: MTQSVRPAVVDCDVHPILSSSTALLPYLDEYWGDQLVAALSPTYEPNYHPRGSAIAQRPDATQDKEGRAATTVEGLVKDVFADGFTDFAILNCLYAVQQIHQPRREAAHARALNTWIARDWLDHDPRLRASIVVPMGTPRAAADEIAYWAAQDDRFVQVLLLGQSETLLGRESNWPIWEAAEKAGLPVAIHIGGVFRQAPTSVGWPTTYLEWYVGQQANLEAQLCSIVSEGILQKFPATKIVVTEVGFNWLPPFLWKFDKLWKSYRPDLPWVDRLPSELIREHVRFTTAPSDGAEEPGRLDSIVDRMGSDQMLVYSSDYPHNHHSGPRDIESGTHDGALLDRIYRQNAADLYNLVVPTTSGKAE; this comes from the coding sequence GTGACACAGTCCGTCCGACCAGCAGTGGTGGACTGCGACGTGCACCCCATTCTCTCCTCGTCGACCGCGCTCCTCCCCTACTTGGACGAGTACTGGGGCGACCAGCTCGTCGCGGCACTGTCCCCGACCTACGAACCCAACTACCATCCGCGCGGTTCCGCCATCGCGCAGCGCCCCGACGCCACGCAGGACAAGGAAGGACGCGCGGCTACCACGGTCGAGGGCCTGGTCAAGGATGTGTTCGCCGACGGGTTCACGGATTTCGCGATCCTGAACTGCCTGTACGCGGTCCAGCAGATCCATCAGCCACGACGCGAGGCGGCCCATGCACGGGCGCTGAACACGTGGATCGCACGGGACTGGCTCGACCACGATCCGCGGTTGCGGGCCTCGATCGTCGTGCCGATGGGAACCCCCCGCGCCGCCGCTGACGAGATCGCGTACTGGGCGGCCCAGGACGACCGATTCGTGCAGGTACTGCTCCTCGGGCAGTCGGAGACTCTGCTCGGTCGCGAGAGCAACTGGCCGATCTGGGAAGCCGCCGAGAAGGCCGGCCTGCCCGTCGCCATCCACATCGGCGGCGTCTTCCGGCAGGCGCCGACCTCGGTCGGTTGGCCGACGACCTACCTGGAGTGGTACGTGGGGCAACAGGCCAACCTCGAGGCCCAGCTCTGCTCGATCGTCTCCGAGGGCATCCTGCAGAAGTTCCCGGCCACCAAGATCGTCGTGACCGAGGTCGGCTTCAACTGGCTTCCGCCGTTCCTGTGGAAGTTCGACAAACTGTGGAAGAGTTACCGCCCCGACCTGCCCTGGGTGGACCGACTTCCGTCGGAGCTGATCCGTGAGCACGTCCGCTTCACCACCGCCCCCTCCGATGGTGCCGAGGAGCCGGGCCGTCTCGACAGCATCGTCGATCGGATGGGTTCGGATCAGATGCTCGTGTACTCGAGCGACTACCCGCACAACCACCACTCCGGGCCGCGTGACATCGAAAGCGGAACCCACGACGGTGCGCTGCTCGACCGCATCTACCGACAGAACGCCGCAGATCTCTACAACCTCGTAGTACCCACCACCTCGGGAAAGGCGGAATAG